In the genome of Xenopus laevis strain J_2021 chromosome 1S, Xenopus_laevis_v10.1, whole genome shotgun sequence, one region contains:
- the tal2.S gene encoding T-cell acute lymphocytic leukemia protein 2-like, whose product MTRKIFTNTRERWRQQNVNSAFAELRKLIPTHPPDKKLSKNETLRLAMKYINFLIDILGDQEIRKTGGSSQGSILGLFKSEHTVMGDWTVMSHSNDSSPGMSSDTQDCWSLEPSP is encoded by the coding sequence ATGACACGCAAGATTTTCACTAACACCAGAGAGAGATGGAGGCAGCAGAATGTTAACAGTGCATTTGCTGAGCTAAGGAAACTCATCCCAACCCACCCACCAGACAAAAAACTGAGCAAGAATGAAACGCTGAGACTGGCTATGAAATACATCAACTTCCTCATTGACATCCTCGGAGATCaagaaataaggaaaactggAGGAAGTTCTCAGGGAAGCATTTTGGGTCTCTTTAAGTCAGAACACACAGTTATGGGAGACTGGACTGTTATGAGTCACAGTAATGACTCTTCCCCAGGGATGAGCAGTGACACACAGGACTGCTGGTCATTGGAGCCCTCACCATAA